From Meles meles chromosome 5, mMelMel3.1 paternal haplotype, whole genome shotgun sequence, one genomic window encodes:
- the RSPH9 gene encoding radial spoke head protein 9 homolog — translation MDAESLLLSLELASGSGQGLSPDRRASLLTSLTLVKRDYRYDRVLFWGRILGLVADYYIAQGLSEDQLAPRKTLYSLNCMEWSLLPPATEEMVVQTSVVKGRFMGDPSHEYEHTELQKMSEGEKVFEEEVVVQIKEETRLVSVIDQIDKAVAVIPRGALFKTPFGPVHVNRTFEGLSLSEAKKLSSYFHFREPVELKNKTLLEKADLDPSLDFMDSLEHDIPKGSWSIQMERGNALVVLRSLLWPGLTFFHAPRTKNCGYIYVGTGEKNIDLPFML, via the exons ATGGACGCGGAAAGCCTCCTGCTGTCGCTGGAGCTGGCGTCCGGCAGCGGGCAGGGGCTCAGCCCCGACCGTAGGGCCTCGCTGCTCACCTCTCTTACGCTGGTGAAGCGCGACTACCGCTACGATCGGGTCCTCTTCTGGGGCCGCATCCTCGGCCTCGTCGCCGATTACTACATCGCGCAGGGCCTGAGTGAGGACCAGCTGGCACCACGCAAGACTCTTTACAG TCTGAACTGCATGGAGTGGAGCCTCCTGCCCCCTGCCACGGAGGAGATGGTGGTGCAGACGTCTGTGGTGAAGGGCCGCTTCATGGGGGACCCCTCACATGAATATGAACACACCGAGCTGCAGAAGATGAGTGAGGGCGAGAAGGTCTTTGAGGAAGAAGTAGTG GTCCAGATCAAGGAAGAGACCCGCTTGGTGTCTGTCATTGACCAGATTGACAAGGCTGTAGCAGTCATCCCCCGAGGAGCCCTTTTCAAGACCCCTTTTGGACCTGTCCATGTCAATCGGACCTTTGAAG GACTGTCCTTGTCTGAAGCCAAGAAGCTTAGTTCCTACTTCCACTTCAGGGAGCCTGTTGAGTTGAAGAACAAGACCTTGCTCGAGAAGGCGGACCTGGACCCCTCCCTGGACTTCATGGACTCCTTAGAGCATGACATCCCCAAAG ggtcctggagcaTCCAGATGGAGAGGGGCAACGCCTTGGTGGTGCTACGCAGCCTGCTCTGGCCGGGCCTCACCTTCTTCCATGCTCCCCGCACCAAGAACTGTGGCTACATCTATGTGGGCACCGGCGAGAAGAACATAGACCTCCCCTTCATGCTGTAG